The following DNA comes from Suncus etruscus isolate mSunEtr1 chromosome 12, mSunEtr1.pri.cur, whole genome shotgun sequence.
tggaaataaaactgaaaagcaGACTTCAGGACAAAGAAGAGTAATGTCACCCAGGTCAGTGTATTCTGagggaaagagaagcaccaggacAAGGGGAGGGGTCTTCAAGCTATACAGTCCCAAGAAGCTAAGACAGGTAGACCAGCAGCAAGGTCCTCTTTGCGACTCACAAGAGCCAATTACACACAGGTCAGTGCACCCCAACggaaagagaagcaccaggacAGGAAAACTGAAGTACAGGCTCAAACAATTCCATGGTGACATTCATACTCTGTGGGGACACAACAGTGGTATTGTATATGACCACAATTAAAAACACAGATTAAAAGCACTGACATTTAAAATACACAAACACAGAACTAAGAGGATTTCAAAGACTTTATGCTACTCAATGAAAGACACTAGATAGAAAAGAGCCCACATGTGATTCCATTGATAAGCAATGTCCAGAATGGATTTTGCAAACACTGATAATAGAGTAGAAGCTGAGTCAAGTTCGGGGTGGGAAAGGTGAAAGGCTGTAAAGTCAGCAGAAGGCTTGATTTTAGGGTGGGGGGATTGTTCTCAGATGAGACTGTCAGGATGGTTGTCTATATTTATAcccatgacatatatatatatatatatatatatatatatatatatatatactcatgaaATTACACATTTAAGAGGACGAAGTTTCATGGTATAACAATCACTTAAGAGAAACTTTAAAAACATCAGTGTGACAAGGAGTTCAGAAAGCACAACGAAAGCAATCTCCACAGAACATGACTGGCTTTGTGGCGCTGTGCGTATTTTCTTAGCTTCGTACCCAAGTTTTGGTGTGACAAAGAGATTCCTCTTTGCAGCCCCTCCTGGAGATGAAGCCTTGTCCCCTGGCCTCGGTCCCGGCCCCCCATGGTGGGCTTTGCAGGGGTGATTAGGAAGGACTTGCTGCGGACAAAATCGGCTTGCTTGGTGGACACCTGTGGGACACGAGAAAGAGAGCAGAGGTGAGATAGGGTCAGGCTTGTGTATGAACCCACATGAGAAGACCTGAAGCTTCCGCCCCTGCACCCAACAAGCCAGTCCTAGGGTTGAACGACAGGCAACCACATGACTCCTGAGATGAGTCACATTGGAAAACATCTGAGACTTGATACATGAGGGATGATGTGGCCAAAGGGACTGGCTGCATTCTTGAGCCCTCAAACCCGCTGAGAGATTCTGAGCAGAGGCATCAGGGGTTCAGACTAAGATGAAGAGGAGCTGCTCCAGCTCGTTGTGCCATACAGAAGGGCAGACTATATGCTGCAGTGGCCATGGGAGGAACATGAAGTCTAGGCTAGGAGTCTCAGCCCTCCCTGTGCAGAGCTCTTcagatttggggggtggggggtgtcagCTCAGAGTGCAAAAGGGAATCTGAGTTCTAGTCTTCTGACCTTCCAGCAGAGATGCCAAAGTTGGGCTCAGTCATCCCTACCACCAGTCAGGATGGAGCCATGGCTGGGGCCTCTGCTAAGGAACCAGCAAAAATGGAGCCATGCCAGAGCCACCATGCAGGGCAGCCAGAAGGGACTCCAGCTTGCTCAGTTTCTCCCAAGCTGAGCTGGGTTTCCTTGGGGACTGGGAACTGAGAGATGCCTCTCCTGCAAGTGCAGCTTCTCTGACTCCCCAGGGACCTCACGGTTCGTGTAAAGAGCAAAGAGGCCAGCGGGAGGTGAAGATGCTTGTAAGGACCAGGAGGGCCAGCAGTGACTGAAGGGCTGTGCCCAGAGATAGAGAGGTTTCTGGAAGCAAGGGGTTCCCCCACACCTTGGCTTGCTTTCCCATTTCAGCCTGAAGGGTTCCTGCTCCTGGCCTGTCTTCCTGCTCAGGAGGCAGCTCCGGAGTCCCTCTTCGCTTGTGCAGAGAGACAGTTATCCAAGGCGGGGTGGGTTGGCTATCAGCTCCTGGTCCCAGGGCCGAAGACAGATGGGATTTCTCTGTGGGAAAAGACACAGTGACAGAAAACAGTTCCACGTGCCATGCAGCCTCAATCTGGCTTCCGTTCACCACCTGAGCCCCAGTGTGAGGTGGAAAATGGTCTGGGAGCTTTTCTGGAAAGACATGGAACCCTACACAAGGGACTTGGCTCTCTCAGGGAAAAGAACATCGAAGACATCATGTTCGTCCTCCAGAGCCACACAAGAGTTCATTGTTATGGATCCTTCCAAATGAAagtatgtggggagaaaagattGTTCTCACATCAGGTGAGAAGCCTGCCCTCTCAAACCAAAAAATTTCACTCGATTGCTGATTTGCTCCAATACTGTAAACCAATGAAAGTttaaatttcacacacacacacacacacacacacacacacacacacatgcagaggAAACAAGCATGAACATCATGACCATGTTCTCACAGCATAGCTCTAAAGCAAAATGTGGGCCCTAAAAGCCATGACCTCTCACTGAATTTTCTTCCAGGCCACAGTTGGCACATGGGGAGCTAAAATTATGGGAAAACTATGGGCCAAGCCCCTTTTCCTTCTGTGCTCTCTCTGATAATCACTGATAACTTTCATCATTACACACTGTACCTATTAGCCCCTCTAATCACAAGCATACCCACCTGCTTGGCAGACAGAGGCAGGCAGTGAAGGGTCTCAACCCACAGACAGCCTGGGTCAGCTTGAGTAGGAATCCCTCCATCTCTGTCCATGGTGCACAACCCAGGACCAGAACTGAAGAGACTACACCCTCCATGCACATACATGTGCAGGAAGACCAGGAAACTAGAAGTGGCCAGCCGAGGTCACAGTCATTTCCGTAAGATACTTTATGTGGCTGTCACTTCCCTGTGGGGCCTCTAAGTCCTCTGCATAACTCACATCCCTCATATAGGAAGCTGCACTTTGGTTTTGGGATGGATGGGCCCAGCAAGaggaatagatgagtggctaaaggaactggTACAGTTATAccatgtaatactatgcagctatttgaagaaataaagtcatgaaatttatgtggatggatgtggagagtatatgctaaatgaaatgagtcagagaggtatagacagaataatctcacagATTTATGGAATGCTGTGTCAGATGTAGTCCTAGATTGGTTATcgatggatcctcaaagagcttccagaatgagaaattgattcccatttcCCAACCCCTTAGGAAGAGGAAGCGATTTTGGTAATAATTATCTGTGGAAATAAACCACGCAAACAGGAGGCTAAAAAGGCAAGAAGGTCAgatgcagaatcctttgtcagcctccCAGCAGCTCCAAAAACTCCAGAACCTGCCAATAGCTGCCCCAAAAGACCCTGAAGCACCTCACTCaaaaactatttattaggctctccacagcgcccccaTCTGGAAGGTtgtaggtgggacaacaggcagagatatGGATTTTACAGAGAAACATTATAAAGGCTTCCATATATAAcaatggaatataagaaaaataatagatagtatggtaataatatccagacaaagagatgagggccacgaggaccagtccatggaaggaagcttgccacaattaGTAGggaaatgcagttagggcagagaagggaacacaatgacaataagagttggaaatgggggccagagcagtggcgcagcattgagcatttgccttgtatgcggtgacataggatggaccgtggtttaatcccccggcgtcccatatggtctcccaagccaggagcgatttctgagcacatagccaggagtaacccctgagcatcactgggtgtggcccaaaaacccaaccccccccaaaaaaaagagctggaaatgatcactctggacaagaacttggtgctgaaaggagataaagtgataggcatgataccccttcagtaataatagtgcaaactacaatgtttaaaaggaaaaaaaaaaggaagagggagtttAAATGCGTGCCCCaggggcaggcaggaaggaaagtAGAGGGAAACAGGAAACAGTGGTGTTAGAAAACTTTCATAGGTGAAGGGCTGTGTACATTgtaagattgaaactcaatcatgaacagctttgtaaccaccgtgtttaaataaaaggaaaaggaagagaggaggggtgAGGTCCTGCAGGGaggggcaaagcagacacctctCTCTCATCTGCCCGGCAAGAGAATACGTGGACAAGTCCCCACCCTGTGGGTTGAACCTCACATGGTCACCAGCAAATAGGGGTCCCTGTGGGTCTCCCCAGAGGGTAAGTGGGTTGGGAGGAGAGCAGAAGAGAATGGGGTAAGGACCAGTCCAAACAAGTGGATCTCATGATGCGAGGTCACGTACCCCCTGGGACAATGCGTGATTCATTTTAGGGTGGGAACCCCTGGAAGGTGGATAGGAGCTGCCAGCACACTGGGAGACCCTGGTAAAATACTTGTCACCCTAAGATAATATTCAGCAATAATTAGGCTTTAAAAATAACTGAGTGATCCTGTTATTAAAACCTCATCATTTGTTGGTTTCATACAATATGATTTGTTTCCACTGCTATAACTGCAACAAAGTAATAATGAATTAAGCACCAGCTTCCCAATCAGGGGAATACGAGACAGGGCCATACAGATGGGGGTCTCCATTAGGAAACCCAAAACCCTCCAGCTTCCTGGAGCTCCCCAAGGACACAGCCCACAGGGCCGCTTTCCCACACAAGTGGggatttctctctcctctttgcaCTAGAACAAGATTCTGTCCAGATTCTGGGCCAGGTCCTGGATTCCTGCACCCCAGAATCCTGAGAGAAGGATTCACACTCCAGGGTCTTGAAGATGGATGGCAAATAGCAAGTCACAGGTGCCAGAGTCAACTCACTCTTGCCTTGCTATTGGGATTGAGACTCACCTTCCATTCTTTGAATAGCCTCACTGGAAATTTAGAGAGCCGATGATCTGCAAAACCCAAATTTTCCCACATCCCAGAGGTCTGGATGAGCCACGCATCTCTTCAGGAGGGGCTATGTAAGGCCACTTCCGGAATGGTCTCCTGAACGTTCCCCATTtgtgttttcagggatcactgtCAGTGCTCGGAACACTGGGTGTTAAAGTTCTGCACTTAGATTTGTACTTAACAGATTCTGCAAgttaaacaactaaaaaaaagtttgtttttgtttttcatttgccaTGGAACATTCCTGCTCTGCTCGGGCCTCTCACAAGCCACACACCTCCCTCCCTGACGTTTCATTTTCTGATCCACTGACTCCATGAAGGAGTTTCCAAGAAATCCACAATGAACGATTCTTTAGCTCTGCCAGATACTCCTTTCCTAACGGATTTGCCACTTCCACCGAgacctcaaaatcaaaagctgccCCTTCTAAAACACAGAAAGAGCCAAGCCTTTCTCTCTGCTTCCTTGCAGAGGGGCATTCGCTCTGGAAGATTCCTACAGGCTGTGCCAATCTAAACAGGGCCTTCCTTCCCAGGCTGTGAGCCTCACCCGCTAAGGCCATATGAGTCTGATTATTAAATCTTTGTGCCAGTTACAAATGCCCGTTACATGCTCTCTAATCCCATGTAGCACATAATTACAATAAAATGCTTCCCTTTTATCCTAAGAACCGTTAGAAGGATGCCAAGTGGAGGAATCAGACACGCTATggatgcagggttttttttttggggggggggggcggtttaggccactcctggcggtgctcaggggtcactcctggctatttgctcagaaatcactcctggcaggcacgggggaccatatgggacaccgggattcgaaccaaccaccttaggttctggatcggctgcttgcaaggcaaacaccgctgtgctatctctccgggcccaggatgcAGGTTTTATACTTAACCAAAACAAGGTTTATCACTtgacttgaggggctggagagatgcacgtgattgacccgggttcaacccccaacatcccacaggGTTCCTGCCCAGCACCCCCAAGAATGAACCCTGCATGTGGACAGAGCAGTGCCCAGAACAAGAAAGCAGTGGCTCAAGCCCCAGCAGTGCCCAGTGTGTCCCCCCACACCCCAGTAAGTGGACAGACACAGCTCTGTGCCCTGCGCCCCTGGAAGCGAGCAGGGCAGAAGAGCCGAAGCTACCCAGGCAGCTGGACACCCAGGAACCCCGATCTCTGCTCTTTATCTTCGGGGCCCGGTCCCCGGCTGGGAAGCTCGTTAGATGGGACCAGGGGGCCCGCCCGTGACAGTGACAGTGACAGCTCCACCCAGGCCCTTGCGAGACCATGCAGTGCGCGTCGTCCCCGAGCGCATCCGTCCCCCGGGCCTTACCTGTTCCGCGCTGCGGGTGCGGCTTCTTGTCCCTCCTGGCCCCTCTCGGCGGCTCCCCGGTACCGGGCTCCGGGGGTGCGGGCTGCGGCGGGAGCGTCAGGGCTTGCAGCAGCGGCTTCCTGGGCAGGGGCGGCTTGGCGGCGGGGGGCTCCGGGGCGCGGCCCTTCCCGGGCCTCGGGGTGCTGGGGCCGCCCTGGTCCCTGACGTCTCCACCGGCTCTGCTGTGGGGGTCCCTGGCGGGCGGCTCCGGCCTCACCTCCGCGCTGTGGCGCTTGGGGCCCCGAAGCCCGGGCGCGGCCGCGTCGCGGTGCCGCAGGGACAGGGACGTGGAGCGGAGCTTGACCGGGAAGGGCGCTCGGTCGGCGGCGTCCCGGGGGCTCGAGTCCGCGGGGGGCCCTTGCGGGGGCTCCGGGGCAGCCTCGCTCCGCCAGGCCGGGCCGCTGCGCGCCAGGGGCAGCCGCGAGCCGGGGCCGGGACCCGCCACCTGGACCGGGGTCGCTCGGCGCGGCGACACGGAGAACCGGGGTGCGCGCGACTCGTCCCGGCCCACCTCCAGCCCCTGCTTGGGGCGCCTGCTGGGCTCCCGCTCCGCGGCGGGGGGCCCCTGGTGGGTCTCCACCTGTTCCGCTTTGGGGGTTCCCTGCGGCGTCTCCACCTGCCCTGTTTTGGAGGTACTCAGGAGCACCTCCACCTCCTCAGTCTTGGGGGTCCCCTCGGTTACCTCCATCTGTGCAGGTTCGGGGGTAGCCAGAGGTGTTTCTACCTGCTCAGTCTTGGGGGTCCCCTGGAGCATCTCCACCTGTTCAGTCTTGGGGGACCCCTGGAGCATCTCCACCTGCTCAGTCTTGGGGGTCCCCTGGGGCATTTCTACTTGTGCAGTTTTAGGGGTATCCAAGAGTGTCTCTGCCTGCTCAGTCTTGGGGGTCCCTTGAGGTATGTCCACATCTGCTGTTTTGGGAGTCTCCTGGGGCATCTCCACCTGTGCAGCTTTGGGGGTCCCCTCAGACATCTCCACCTGTGCCATTTTGGGGATCCCTTGGGGCATCTCCATATGCTCAGTTTTGGGGGACCCTTCAGATATTTCCAAATGCTCAGTTTGGGGGCTCCTCTCAGACATCACCTGTTCAGTTTTGAGGGTCCCCTGAGGTATGTCCATATCTGTTTTGGGAGTAGTCCCTTGGGGTATATCCACCTGTGCAGCTTTGGGGGCCCATTTAGACATCTCCATATGTTCAGTTTTGGGGGCCCCCTTGGACATCTCCATTTGCTCAGTTTTGGGGGTCCCCGCAGACATCACCACCTGTTCAGTTTTGGGTGTCCCCTGAGGTATCTCCATCTCTGTAGTTTTGGGGGCCCCCTGGAGGGTCTCCACATGTGCAGTATTGGGAGTCTCCAGGGGTTTCTCCACATGCTCACACTTGGGGGTACCCTGGGACATATCCATCTGCTCAGTTTTGGGGCTTTCCTGGGACACATCCACCTGCTCAGTTTTGAGTGTTTCCTGGGACATATCCACCTGCTCAGTTTTGGGTGTTTCCTGGGACACATCCACCTGCTCAGTCTTGGGTGTCCCCTGGGGCAGTTCCATCTGCTCAGTCTTGGGGATCTGCTGGGACATATCTACCTGCTCAGTCTTGAGGATCCTCTGGAATATCTCCACCTGTGCAGTTTTGGGAGTTCCCTGGGACATCTCTACTTGTATAGTTTTGGGGCTCCCTAGGGTGTCTGCCTGTTCAGTCTTGGGGGCCCTCGGGGGTGTGAGCTCACTGTCTGGGGGACCTAAGGTGGGTTCCTGGGGCAGCTGCTTGGACGTGGGGGCTTTGGGGGAGACCTGGGGGCTCGGGGCTGAGGCCTTGTGCTTTAGGCAGCTCCGGGAGATACGTGGGCTAGGCTTGGGGGCCTCAGGGGTTGCCTTCCTGGCCACCGGCAACAGGGGCACCTCCAGCCTCAGCTCCCCTTCAGGCGACACCAGGTACTCCAGCCCCTCTGgctctgcagtgctgggggtgtTTGTCATGGGGGCTGGCCTGGTTCCCTGGGGTGTGCAGGGGTATGGCTGTATCCCCGCTGTGTCCCCTGCACTTCTGAGAAACAGAGGGTCGGGCTGGGTCTTGGAAACAGTAGGAGGTTGCGAGCTGGCTTCCTGCAGAGATATGGGGTCTGACGCCAAGTCAGGTGAGGCCGGGCGGCTTGGGAGCTGGTCCCCAGGGCTGTTCTCCTCGTCCCCACTGATGCGCAGGGCAGGGCTGTGCTGGAGACGGGCCCGTCTGGCACGGGGACCCTCTGGCTGCAGTGTGGAGCCCACGACCCTGGACTCAGGCCTTTTGTCCACTGCGTCCTGCTGTCCAGAGCTGGGTTTGTCCTGTGGACAGACTTTGAGCACTGGCTTCTCCTCATAGTCTTCCTCATCGGGGTCCAGCAGATAGCTCAGGGACTCCGACTGTGCTCGCTGGGGACAGGGACAAAAACAGGGCATGAGGTCGGCTTGTAGAAACCAGAAGCCTTGGTGAAGCACCAGCTTGTAGGGTGTCTGGAGGGGAGGACCCGGTACCTGATGACATAGCTGcttggggggaggaaggaaggaaggaaggaagggagagagggagaaggaaggaaggaaggaaggaaggaaggaaggaaggaaggaaggaaggaaggaaggaaggaaggaaggaaggaaggaaggaaggaaggaaggaaggaaggaaggaaggaaggaaggaaggaaggaaggaaggaaggaagagcgggaagaagggcaggagggagggtgggagagaaggaggaaggtagggaggaagaaaggaacagaaagggagggagggaggaaggaaggaaggaaggagagtgggaggaggaagggggagggagggacagaggaaggaaggaagggagggagggagagagggagggacagagaggaaggaaggaaagaggagagaaggaaggaagaaagaaggaagaaagaaagaaggaaggagggtggaaagaaggaagaagagtaagaaaggaggaaagaagggagggaaggatagaGGAAGAATGATGGAGGGAGGGGGATAGAGGGACAGAAGGatagagggacagagggagggagggagggaggaaaggaagtagaagaagaaggaggaggcagGCAGGTTGTCATGTAGGAAGGTGCATCTGCTCTATGCTGAGAACCACCAGAAGCTCCAGGTTAAGCAGCACAGGTGCTTGGACACTGGGAGAATCTTCCAGAGCCCAGACCCTGGACGACCAGGAGAGTGTTTGAGGAAGAGTTACAGGTTCATCCCCCATTCCTATGTGGAGAGAGACCCTACCTGAGGAGGGGGACCCCACTTACCGAGGATAGTCGCCGCATTTTGCTGGACCGCTGGTTGCGTGGCTTGACCAGGAGCTTGTGTTTAGCTGCAGAATTGTCGAGGCAGGAAGAGAATTCAGGGGGGTAATCAAAGTCTGCCACGGGGGCCAGGCTGCTGCGGGAGGTCCTGGGCAAGACGCTGGCTTCGCTCATCTGCCTGCAGAAAACATGGTCCGGGGCCAGCAGCCTGGGGGAGAGCCTGGGAGAGGGGGCTAAGGAGACCTGGGGGGACAAGAGCAAATATGCCATGAGCTTGGCGTCTGCCCAGCTGCCTGCAGGACACCCTCACCCCCAACTCTGCTCTCTGCTGCATATGTCCTTTTGTTTGACCTCATTTGTTTACTTCTCTCCTTGGTTTTGCGGCCATACCCGACTGTAGTtggggcttcctcttggctcaagatgctggggattaagcccAGGTCAGGCAAATACATTCTGGCCTGTTCCATTTGCTCTTATGctagttcattattttatttggaaggCTCTCAAGTTGTACTGTGTTTGCATTCCTGGCAATTCGCAAATGGATGAGATGGTGGAATGGAGGGCTCAAGAATATGGTAAGGCTGGGTCTATGGTGCTGAGAGCCACAAGGACCATCAGCTGGTGCTCAGGGCCACGGATGTCTGGGATAGAACGACGGCCCCAGACATGCATCCTGGTTCCTGC
Coding sequences within:
- the CRACDL gene encoding CRACD-like protein, whose product is MMISTKVMDVKLRETAEGLGEDSTGKKKSKFKTFKKLFGKKKRKEAPSSTGESTWKQSHVPSDVITLETGPVGYDSEDELEDSRGALGSRALSHDSIFFPEAGQDPARPVRVFSQENVCDRIKALQLKIQCHVKMGPPPPGVLPAKRVEDTGMSSEDDGLPRSPPEMSLLHEVGPSTTIKVSLAPSPRLSPRLLAPDHVFCRQMSEASVLPRTSRSSLAPVADFDYPPEFSSCLDNSAAKHKLLVKPRNQRSSKMRRLSSRAQSESLSYLLDPDEEDYEEKPVLKVCPQDKPSSGQQDAVDKRPESRVVGSTLQPEGPRARRARLQHSPALRISGDEENSPGDQLPSRPASPDLASDPISLQEASSQPPTVSKTQPDPLFLRSAGDTAGIQPYPCTPQGTRPAPMTNTPSTAEPEGLEYLVSPEGELRLEVPLLPVARKATPEAPKPSPRISRSCLKHKASAPSPQVSPKAPTSKQLPQEPTLGPPDSELTPPRAPKTEQADTLGSPKTIQVEMSQGTPKTAQVEIFQRILKTEQVDMSQQIPKTEQMELPQGTPKTEQVDVSQETPKTEQVDMSQETLKTEQVDVSQESPKTEQMDMSQGTPKCEHVEKPLETPNTAHVETLQGAPKTTEMEIPQGTPKTEQVVMSAGTPKTEQMEMSKGAPKTEHMEMSKWAPKAAQVDIPQGTTPKTDMDIPQGTLKTEQVMSERSPQTEHLEISEGSPKTEHMEMPQGIPKMAQVEMSEGTPKAAQVEMPQETPKTADVDIPQGTPKTEQAETLLDTPKTAQVEMPQGTPKTEQVEMLQGSPKTEQVEMLQGTPKTEQVETPLATPEPAQMEVTEGTPKTEEVEVLLSTSKTGQVETPQGTPKAEQVETHQGPPAAEREPSRRPKQGLEVGRDESRAPRFSVSPRRATPVQVAGPGPGSRLPLARSGPAWRSEAAPEPPQGPPADSSPRDAADRAPFPVKLRSTSLSLRHRDAAAPGLRGPKRHSAEVRPEPPARDPHSRAGGDVRDQGGPSTPRPGKGRAPEPPAAKPPLPRKPLLQALTLPPQPAPPEPGTGEPPRGARRDKKPHPQRGTEKSHLSSALGPGADSQPTPPWITVSLHKRRGTPELPPEQEDRPGAGTLQAEMGKQAKVSTKQADFVRSKSFLITPAKPTMGGRDRGQGTRLHLQEGLQRGISLSHQNLAQAAMMTEKELHQLKRASYTSTDQPSWMELARKKSQAWSDMPQIIK